GCGCGCCTTCTCGGCGTTCAAGCGCGAGGGCCAGCGTTTCGAGGGCACGATCGCCACCGAAATGCGGGCGCGCCGGTCGTCATTGCTCTACCTCGAGAAGCTGCGCATCGTGCACGCGGTGCTCACCGTGCTCGCCGTGTTCGGCCTGCTCTACTGGGCGATCCAGATGTGGGAAGCCGGCCAGGCGACCAACGGTCAGGTCGTGCTGGTCTGCACCCTTGGCATCCGGATCCTCGCCGCCACCCGCGACCTCGCGGTCGCGCTGGTCGACGCGACGCAGCACACCGCCCGCCTGTCCGAGGCGCTCCACACCCTGCTCCAGCCCCACGACCTCGTGGACCATCCGGAAGCGAAGCCCCTCACCGGCCAGGGCGCGCAGATCGCCTTCGAGCACGTCGCCTTCAGCTACCCGGACGGGCGCCCGGTCTTCACGGATTTCGACCTCGTGATCGAGCCGGGCCAGCGCGTCGGCCTCGTCGGCAAGTCGGGCGGCGGCAAGTCGACCCTGTTCTCGCTGATCCAGCGCTTCTACGACGTGCAGAGCGGGTCGATCCGCATCAACGGCCAGGACATCGACCGGGTAACGCAGGAATCCCTGCGCGAGGCGATCACGGTGGTCCCGCAGGACGTGTCGATGTTCCACCGCTCCTTGCGCGAGAACATCCGCTACGGCCGGCCCGACGCCACCGACGAGGAGGTTTGGCAGGCCGCCGAAGCCGCCCACTGCACCGACTTCATCCAGGCCCTGCCGGAGGGCTTCGACACCATGGTCGGCGACCGCGGCGTCAAGCTCTCGGGCGGCCAGCGCCAGCGCATCGCCATCGCGCGGGCCATCCTCAAGAACTCGCCGATCCTGCTCCTCGACGAGGCGACCTCGGCGCTGGACGCCGAGTCGGAGCAGGCGATCCGGCACGCTTTGGCCAATCTCATGAAGGGCCGCACCGTCATCGCCATCGCCCACCGGCTGTCGACGCTGCAGGATTTCGATCGCATCGTCGTTCTGGAGGGCGGCCGCATCGCCCAGGACGGGTCGCCCGACAAGCTGACCCATCTCGACGGCTTCTTCCGGGAGCTGATGAAGAAGGAATCCATGGGCACGGCGCTCGCCGCCGCCTGACGCGGTCCCCGCGAGGTCTCCCCCGTCATCGCGAGCGAAGCGAAGCGACCCAGGGCAACGCGCCAATGATCAGCGTGGCGCCACCCTGGATTGCTTCGCTGCGCTCGCAAGGACGATAGCCCGCCCGATGCCGGCGTCCCCAAGGGCCCAGCCGCTCCGGTTCTCTTGATCCGTCCGTGCTGCTAGATCACGCGACGGCCGGACCGGACCTTGCATCGCCCGAGATGTCGCCAACCGGCCCGGTTCCGACGCATCGCGACGCGTGAGCTTCACCGTGCCCGATCTTGCCCTCGTCATCCGGGACATCTCCGAGGAGATGGCTCTGCGCCCTGACCGGGGCGCCGTCGCCGACTACATCCCCGAACTCGCCCGGATCGACCCGAACCAGTTCGGCATGGCGGTGATCGATGCCGAGGGTCGCGTCTTCGCGGGCGGCGACAGCGAGACGCCGTTCTCGATCCAGAGCGTCTCGAAGGTGTTCACCCTCACCCTGGCGCTCGGCATGGTCGGCGACCGACTGTGGAAGCGCGTCGGCCGCGAACCCTCGGGCAACCCGTTCAACTCCATCGTCCAGTTGGAGCGCGAGCGCGGGGTGCCACGCAACCCATTCATCAACGCCGGTGCGATCGCGGTCACCGACGTGATCCTCTCGGGACACGCGCCGCGCGAGGCGCTCGGCGAGATCCTGCGTTTCCTGCAGTTCCTGGCCCAGGATTCGAGCATCACCATCGACGAAACCGTGGCGGCCTCGGAGAAGCGCACGGGCTTCCGCAACACCGCGCTCGCCAACTACATGAAATCCTTCGGCGTCATCGACAATCCGGTGGACTTCACCCTCGGCGTCTACTTCCACCACTGCGCCATCGCGATGAACTGCCGCCAGCTCGCCATGGCGGGCCGGTTCCTCGCTCATAACGGCATCAACCCGTCGACCGGCCACTCGGTGGTCTCGGCGGAGCGGGCGCGCCGCATCAACGCGATCATGCTGACCTGCGGCCATTACGACGGGTCGGGCGAGTTCGCCTATCGCGTGGGCCTGCCGGGCAAGAGCGGGGTCGGCGGCAGCATCCTAGCGATCGCGCCCGGCAAGGCCTCCATCGCGGTCTGGTCTCCCGGTCTCGACGCAGCGGGCAATTCCCATCTCGGCCGGATCGCACTGGAGCGGCTGACGCAGCGCATGGGCTGGTCGGTCTTCGGGGCGTGAGCGGATCCCTTGCGCGGCGCCCGCTTCCACGGCACTGCGCCGGCTGGGCGCCGCAGCGTCTGGGCAGGACACAGAAGCATGGCGACGCGTACCGCGGTCCGGGCTGCCGCTGAGATTCCGGATGCCAGCACCATCCTGGCGCGTCTCGACCGCCTGCCGGCCACCCGCACGGTGTGGCAGCTCGTGGCCCTGCTCGGCCTCGGCTTCTTCTTCGAGCTCTACGACCTGCTGTTCACCGGCTACGTGGCCCCGGGCCTCGTCAAGGCCGGAATCCTGACGCCGACGACACCCGGCCTGTTCGGCGCCAGCGGCGTCGCGAGCTTCGTGGCCGCCCTGTTCACCGGCCTGTTCATCGGCACGCTCGCCTGCGGCTGGCTCGCCGACCGCTTCGGACGCCGGGCGATCTTCACGTGGTCGCTCCTCGCCTACACGGCGGCCAACGTCGTGATGGCCTGCCAGACCGACGCCTTCGGCCTCAATCTCTGGCGGCTCATCGCGGGGATCGGGCTCGGGCTGGAGATGGTGACGATCGGCAGCTACCTCTCGGAACTGGTTCCGAAGGCCATCCGCGGCCGCGCCTTCGCCCTGTGCCAGGGCATCGGCTTCACCGCCGTGCCGGTGGTGGCGTTCCTGTCCTACCTGCTGATCCCCCGCGCACCGCTGGGGATCGACGGCTGGCGCTGGGTCGTGCTGATCGGCGCCTCTGCCGCCATCGTGGTCTGGTGGATGCGCGCGGGCCTGCCGGAGAGCCCGCGCTGGCTGGTCGAGCACGGGCGGCTCGCGGAGGCCGACGCGGTCCTGAAGCAGCTGGAGGCGCGCATCGCGGCCGAACACGGTCGGCCGCTGCCGGCCCCCGCCGCGCCGGAGCCGGTGTCGCCGCGCGGCGCGTTCCGCGACCTGTGGATTCAACCCTATCGGCGCCGGGCGCTGATGATGGCCGGGTTCAACGTGTTCCAGACCGTGGGCTTCTACGGCTTCGCCAACTGGGTGCCGACCTTGCTGGTCGCGCAGGGCATCACCGTGACGTCGAGCCTCGCCTACACGGCGCTGATCGCGCTCGCCGCCCCGATCGGGCCGCTGATCGGCCTGGCCATCGCCGACCGGTTCGAGCGCAAGCACGTCATCGTGGCCGCCGCCCTCGTCTACATCGTCTGCGGGCTGACCTTCGCGCAGACGCGCGACGTCACCGCCATCGTCGTGCTGGGGATCGGGCTGACGCTCGCCTCCAACGTGATGTCCTACAGCTTCCATGCCTATCAGGCCGAGCTGTTCCCAACCGGCATCCGCGCGCGGGCGGTCGGCTTCGTCTATTCCTGGAGCCGCTTCTCGGCGATCTTCACGGGCTTCGTCATTGCGTTCGTGCTGCGCGAGACCGGCACGCCGGGGGTGTTCCTGTTCATCTCGGCGGCGATGCTGGCCGCAGGCCTGCTCGTCGGACTTCTGGGTCCCCGTACACGGGATGTGGCCCTGGAGAAGATTGCCGGGTGAGGCTCCGCGCGGGCTCGGCTGCGGATTGAGGCGGTCGCGGTCGCGGCGTGCCCGGGGCAGCGCGTCGTGCAGGACTTGGCCGGGCTCCCGAAGTCGGAGGTGCTCGTAGCGCCGAGAGCGCTTGATCGCGATCAGGACATCGGGCGGAAGCGGGATCAGTTCGGCTGGCCAGCCGGGCCACCCAGAGCCGAGCATAGGCCAGGATTTGACAGGCTCCGCAAGTGAAGAAGACGCGGCCGGGCAGGTTCCATCGCTGCACCGGATTGCGCTTCACCCGGGGATCCTGCGCAGATACCTGCACCGTCTCGACCTCGGGCCGGCTCTCAGCACCCAGGACCTGTGCTACGCTCGGAGCCATGGTCGCACAGCCGAAGCTGCGGATGAACGTCGGCGAGTTCCTGGCCTGGGCCGAGGATCGGCCCGGACGCTTCGAGCTGGTCGACGGCGAGGTGTTCGCGATGTCGCCGGAGCGGGTCCGGCATGCCGAGGTCAAAGCCGCGACTTATCTGGCTCTCCGGTCAGCGCTGAACCAGGCGCAACGTGCCTGCTTCGCCCTGCCGGACGGTATCAGCGTCCGCATCGATGAGGATACCGTCTTCGAGCCCGACGCCCTCGTCTATTGCGGCGCGCGCGCCCATCCCGATGCGACCGAGATCGCCGCCCCCATCATCGTCGCCGAGGTACAGTCGCCGAGCACACGTGCCGTCGATTCGGGCCTCAAGCTGGCCCGCTACTTCAGCCTCGCGAGCGTGATGCACTATCTGATCGTGGATCCGGTGAAGCGCGTCGTCATCCATCACCGCCGCGCCGAGGGCGGCCTGATCGAGACCCGCATCGCGACCCAGGCGACGCTCGACCTGACCCCGCCCGGCCTGAGCTTGCCCGTGCCGGACCTGTTCGCCGATCTCCCGCCAGCCTCCGACGACGCTTGATCCGAACCAACGCGGATGCCACAGCCGCGCGAACGCGAATCAGGACGCCCGTATGACCGCACCCCTCGATCTCCTCGTGCTCGGCAACGCCATCGCCGATGTGATCGCCCGCACGGACGACGCCTTCCTGTCCACGCAGGGCGTCACCAAAGGCGCCATGCAGCTCATCGACGAGGGGCGGGCCGAGGCGCTGTTCCAGGCGATGGGGCCGGCCACGATCGTCTCGGGCGGCTCGGGCGCGAACACCGCGGTCGGCGCAGCGCTTCTGGGGACCAAGACCGGCTTCGTCGGCAAGGTCCGGGACGACGAACTCGGCGGCCTGTTCAGCCACGACCTCAAGGCGACCGGCGTCGGCTTCACCGTCCCGGCGGCGAGCGAGGGGCCGGCGACCGCCCGCTGCTTCGTCCTCGTCACCCCGGACGGCGAGCGCACGATGAACACCTACCTGGGCGCCTGCCAGGGCCTGACGCCCGACGATGTCGACAAGGCGCTCGTGAGCTCCGCCCGCGTCGTCTACCTCGAGGGCTATCTCTGGGATCCGCCGGCCGCCAAGGATGCGTTCCGCAAGGCCGCGCAGATCGCCCACGCATCCGGAAATGCCGTCGCGCTGACCCTGTCGGACGCGTTCTGCGTCGGCCGCTACCGTGACGAGTTCCTGGAGCTCGTGCGGGATGGCAGCGTCGACATCCTGTTCGCCAATATCGGCGAGTTGCAGAGCCTCTATCAGACCGACGATCCCGAGGCCGCCGTGGCGGCACTCCGGGACGAGCGCAACCTCCGCGGCCGCCACCTCCTCGGCCTCGTCACGCGCTCGTCGGACGGTGCGCTGGTCGTGCAGGGCGGCGAGGTTCGTTCGGTCGAGGCGAGCCCGGTGCACGAGGTGGTCGACACGACCGGGGCGGGCGATCTGTTCGCAGCCGG
This window of the Methylobacterium tardum genome carries:
- a CDS encoding ABC transporter ATP-binding protein; protein product: MEELHRYADRPFAFVGRYLRRRWLPHLVILISVLGAVGFSVSTDYALKGVVDALTKGPGPGNTVVWSALAVLIGFIAADNMLWRVAALTGAFTFVGITGDIRRDLFRHLTGHSPTFFSDRQPGTLASRITATSNAIFTVENMFVFNVMPPTVAAFGSIAYIATVNTTMAAILAGVFAAVVVLMFKMASAGKPLHHDFAAKAASVDGEMVDLVGNMSLVRAFSAFKREGQRFEGTIATEMRARRSSLLYLEKLRIVHAVLTVLAVFGLLYWAIQMWEAGQATNGQVVLVCTLGIRILAATRDLAVALVDATQHTARLSEALHTLLQPHDLVDHPEAKPLTGQGAQIAFEHVAFSYPDGRPVFTDFDLVIEPGQRVGLVGKSGGGKSTLFSLIQRFYDVQSGSIRINGQDIDRVTQESLREAITVVPQDVSMFHRSLRENIRYGRPDATDEEVWQAAEAAHCTDFIQALPEGFDTMVGDRGVKLSGGQRQRIAIARAILKNSPILLLDEATSALDAESEQAIRHALANLMKGRTVIAIAHRLSTLQDFDRIVVLEGGRIAQDGSPDKLTHLDGFFRELMKKESMGTALAAA
- a CDS encoding glutaminase, with the protein product MPDLALVIRDISEEMALRPDRGAVADYIPELARIDPNQFGMAVIDAEGRVFAGGDSETPFSIQSVSKVFTLTLALGMVGDRLWKRVGREPSGNPFNSIVQLERERGVPRNPFINAGAIAVTDVILSGHAPREALGEILRFLQFLAQDSSITIDETVAASEKRTGFRNTALANYMKSFGVIDNPVDFTLGVYFHHCAIAMNCRQLAMAGRFLAHNGINPSTGHSVVSAERARRINAIMLTCGHYDGSGEFAYRVGLPGKSGVGGSILAIAPGKASIAVWSPGLDAAGNSHLGRIALERLTQRMGWSVFGA
- a CDS encoding MFS transporter translates to MATRTAVRAAAEIPDASTILARLDRLPATRTVWQLVALLGLGFFFELYDLLFTGYVAPGLVKAGILTPTTPGLFGASGVASFVAALFTGLFIGTLACGWLADRFGRRAIFTWSLLAYTAANVVMACQTDAFGLNLWRLIAGIGLGLEMVTIGSYLSELVPKAIRGRAFALCQGIGFTAVPVVAFLSYLLIPRAPLGIDGWRWVVLIGASAAIVVWWMRAGLPESPRWLVEHGRLAEADAVLKQLEARIAAEHGRPLPAPAAPEPVSPRGAFRDLWIQPYRRRALMMAGFNVFQTVGFYGFANWVPTLLVAQGITVTSSLAYTALIALAAPIGPLIGLAIADRFERKHVIVAAALVYIVCGLTFAQTRDVTAIVVLGIGLTLASNVMSYSFHAYQAELFPTGIRARAVGFVYSWSRFSAIFTGFVIAFVLRETGTPGVFLFISAAMLAAGLLVGLLGPRTRDVALEKIAG
- a CDS encoding Uma2 family endonuclease, with the protein product MVAQPKLRMNVGEFLAWAEDRPGRFELVDGEVFAMSPERVRHAEVKAATYLALRSALNQAQRACFALPDGISVRIDEDTVFEPDALVYCGARAHPDATEIAAPIIVAEVQSPSTRAVDSGLKLARYFSLASVMHYLIVDPVKRVVIHHRRAEGGLIETRIATQATLDLTPPGLSLPVPDLFADLPPASDDA
- a CDS encoding adenosine kinase, which encodes MTAPLDLLVLGNAIADVIARTDDAFLSTQGVTKGAMQLIDEGRAEALFQAMGPATIVSGGSGANTAVGAALLGTKTGFVGKVRDDELGGLFSHDLKATGVGFTVPAASEGPATARCFVLVTPDGERTMNTYLGACQGLTPDDVDKALVSSARVVYLEGYLWDPPAAKDAFRKAAQIAHASGNAVALTLSDAFCVGRYRDEFLELVRDGSVDILFANIGELQSLYQTDDPEAAVAALRDERNLRGRHLLGLVTRSSDGALVVQGGEVRSVEASPVHEVVDTTGAGDLFAAGFLAGHARGLDNVASAVLGTLAAAEVIQHIGARPQADLVGLAKARGLL